One segment of Salvia splendens isolate huo1 chromosome 20, SspV2, whole genome shotgun sequence DNA contains the following:
- the LOC121782182 gene encoding protein PGR-like, giving the protein MDESTCDMERNLVQLLVAAVLSAAISIRSYRKKSLDLSGALSGFAVMTIHFAVNYRFGALLLAFFVSSSLLTKVGEDKKKKVDADFKEGGQRNWIQVFSNSGIATILVLIAWAQVGMQDFCLNSKESRLMTYLAGGILGHYCCSNGDTWSSELGVLSDEQPRLITNFKPVQKGTNGGVTKAGFLAAAAAGSVLGLTFVILGFLTTNCTFNVAMKQLLLIPVSALSGLCGSVIDSLLGATLQYSGFCSVRKKVVSKAGPTVKRISGLSILDNNAVNFVSILLTSTLTSIACSCIF; this is encoded by the exons ATGGACGAGTCAACTTGTGATATGGAAAGAAATTTAGTACAACTATTGGTTGCAGCAGTTCTTTCAGCTGCAATTTCCATCAGGTCATATAGAAAGAAGTCCCTTGACCTTTCTGGAGCTCTTTCTGGTTTTGCTGTTATGACGATTCATTTTGCCGTCAATTACAG GTTTGGTGCTCTGTTACTTGCCTTCTTTGTTTCTTCTTCACTGTTAACCAAAGTCGGAGAGGACAAAAAGAAGAAAGTTGATGCAGATTTTAAGGAGGGTGGCCAACGCAATTG GATACAAGTTTTTTCTAATAGTGGTATAGCAACAATTTTAGTCCTGATTGCTTGGGCACAAGTGGGCATGCAGGACTTTTGCCTAAATTCGAAAGAATCGCGTCTCATGACATATCTAGCTGGTGGCATTCTTGGTCATTACTGCTGCTCGAATGGAGACACATGGTCGTCTGAGCTCGGGGTTCTCAGTGATGAGCAACCAAGGCTTATTACAAACTTCAAG CCAGTTCAGAAGGGTACTAATGGTGGCGTGACGAAGGCAGGATTTCTTGCTGCTGCAGCTGCGGGCTCTGTGCTTGGACTTACATTTGTTATCTTGGGATTTCTGACTACCAACTGCACTTTCAATGTAGCTATGAAGCAGCTATTGTTGATACCAGTTTCAGCTCTTTCGGGATTGTGTGGAAGTGTTATCGACTCTTTATTGGGAGCAACCCTCCAATACAGTGGTTTCTGCAGTGTCCGAAAGAAG GTTGTGAGTAAAGCTGGACCGACGGTGAAGAGGATATCGGGTCTTAGCATACTCGACAACAATGCAGTGAATTTTGTGTCGATTCTGTTAACGAGTACGCTGACTTCCATAGCTTGTTCATGCATATTCTGA
- the LOC121782186 gene encoding uncharacterized protein LOC121782186, whose translation MRMTCFKKFFRIPQELAAVKEEYARFSSCSEEFNDPDSIHDRWAVSPMTWWTNHGQSIPLLMSLAMKLLSQPASSSCCERNWSTYSFIHSVKRNALTPERAEDLVFVHSNLRHLSRRTDAYKKGETRMWDVGGDSFDSLSGVGLLEVADLSIDEPELQAVSFGLGDAEDEGVELEETGNEEEA comes from the coding sequence ATGAGGATGACTTGCTTCAAGAAATTCTTTCGCATACCGCAAGAGTTGGCTGCAGTGAAGGAAGAATATGCAAGGTTTTCTAGTTGTTCAGAAGAATTCAATGACCCTGATTCTATACATGATAGATGGGCTGTTTCCCCAATGACATGGTGGACAAATCATGGACAATCTATCCCTCTTTTGATGAGTTTGGCCATGAAACTGCTCAGCCAACCGGCCTCTTCTTCTTGCTGTGAAAGAAATTGGAGCACATATAGCTTCATCCATAGTGTCAAGAGAAATGCCTTAACTCCTGAGCGGGCTGAAGATTTGGTCTTTGTGCACTCAAATCTGAGACATTTGTCAAGAAGAACTGATGCATACAAGAAAGGAGAGACAAGGATGTGGGATGTTGGGGGAGATTCTTTTGATTCCCTTAGTGGTGTTGGTCTTCTTGAAGTTGCTGACCTCTCCATTGATGAACCTGAGTTGCAGGCTGTATCATTTGGATTGGGTGATGCCGAGGATGAAGGTGTGGAGCTGGAGGAGACGGGGAATGAGGAAGAAGCTTGA
- the LOC121782171 gene encoding uncharacterized protein LOC121782171, with the protein MGSVSFAGDDESQPSTSNCKLSTMILDGCGAVNHASIPRKLRSAIKKRSRESVTSPLLTSRKQHDVSTTVYRKDGAKKFKFNKKKRHITKDEEEVAETLYALAGMFTNANEADQQKVDDEKPEIKSSTTLEEDTCRTLQDETRKISSEVTLGAVCPSISNVVNLTEEVISQTLEARQPEPFFSCKQAATPNAYGGKSDSCPSSTLRPLVSVHGINQSHEEEIHLDRVTASGLQYGKNKYKDLFPSPNLSAMQAASSETHRLFEGTTFTSQPHVVESKISSEKHTRVATESNNSRKRCSAHVYISRLIKVLQISDRKEGLPVKPAQPTNFRGSDNQMGRNGDTYFSAIDIDAAEKGSSENQNGFLLNKRPIQDEQMASETSAKQGYDILSLGMGIRGLDTSESANGAGCFLEPPKQYYMPYTQSRNQSPMLYSLPRNGYSSSPHSHNSALQAQQLSQYHTSSFTDRTGQYYNNTGGGGALRLPDWRNGAVLNSLFPHLHAALGSKFQQLPPSQQQVMAINASLPLHHNLPLGFGRNGAVFQPENMHL; encoded by the exons ATGGGCTCTGTTTCATTTGCTGGTGATGATGAGTCTCAGCCTTCTACTAGTAATTGCAAGTTATCAAcaatg ATTCTTGATGGATGTGGTGCTGTAAATCATGCCTCGATTCCGAGGAAGCTGCGGTCCG CCATCAAAAAGCGGAGCCGTGAGTCCGTTACCTCACCGTTGCTAACTTCAAGGAAGCAACATGATGTGTCAACTACAGTTTATAGAAAAGATGGTGCAaagaaattcaaatttaataag AAGAAGAGACATATCACCAAGGACGAGGAAGAAGTGGCTGAAACCTTGTATGCTTTGGCTGGTATGTTCACTAATGCAAACGAGGCTGATCAGCAAAAAGTAGACGATGAGAAGCCCGAAATAAAATCTTCAACTACTCTAGAAGAAG ATACCTGTCGGACACTACAAGACGAGACTAGAAAAATTAGCTCAGAAGTAACTCTTGGAGCTGTTTGTCCTTCAATTTCAAATGTGGTCAATTTAACAGAAGAAGTCATATCCCAAACGTTAGAGGCTCGACAGCCTGAGCCTTTTTTTTCTTGCAAGCAGGCAGCGACCCCCAATGCTTATGGAGGCAAATCTGATTCATGTCCGAGTTCCACTTTAAG ACCACTAGTATCCGTACATGGCATCAATCAAAGTCATGAAGAGGAAATTCACTTGGATCGG GTCACAGCTTCTGGATTGCAGTATGGCAAAAACAAATATAAGG ATTTGTTCCCGTCACCCAACTTGTCTGCAATGCAAGCCGCGAGTTCTGAGACACACCGCTTGTTTGAGGGCACAACTTTTACCTCTCAGCCTCATGTCGTTGAGAGCAAAATTAGTAGTGAAAAG CATACTAGAGTTGCTACTGAATCGAACAATTCACGGAAGAGATGTTCAGCACACGTTTACATAAGTCGTCTCATCAAAGTCTTGCAAATATCAGACAGAAAAGAAGGATTGCCAGTGAAGCCTGCTCAACCAACAAATTTTCGAGGTTCAGACAACCAAATGGGGAGAAACGGTGACACATATTTTAGTGCCATCGACATAGATGCTGCTGAAAAAGGTTCATCGGAAAACCAAAATGGTTTCCTTTTGAATAAGAGGCCAATCCAAGATGAGCAGATGGCTTCTGAAACCTCTGCAAAGCAG GGATACGACATTTTATCTTTGGGAATGGGGATTCGTGGTTTGGACACCAGTGAGAGTGCAAACGGAGCAGGATGTTTTCTCGAGCCTCCTAAACAGTACTATATGCCATACACGCAGTCACGAAACCAGTCCCCCATGCTTTATTCACTGCCCCGGAATGGCTATTCTTCGTCTCCGCACAGTCATAATTCAGCCTTGCAAGCACAACAG CTCTCTCAGTATCATACCAGCAGTTTCACAGACAGAACAGGACAGTATTATAACAACACGGGAGGAGGTGGTGCGCTTCGCCTTCCAGACTGGAGAAACGGAGCTGTGCTGAACTCTCTGTTCCCACATCTGCATGCTGCTCTGGGCTCCAAGTTTCAACAGCTCCCACCTTCACAACAGCAGGTAATGGCTATCAACGCGTCGTTGCCTCTGCATCACAACCTTCCTTTGGGATTCGGGAGAAATGGAGCCGTGTTCCAACCTGAAAACATGCACCTTTGA
- the LOC121782174 gene encoding hexokinase-2, chloroplastic-like, which translates to MSVITATSAVPPLHSPRSTPRPRVAMMVRSSNAVSAASILTKLHSDCATPLPLLRQVSHAMAADMRAGLAADGASDLKMILSFVDSLPTGDENGLYYALDLGGTNFRVMRVQLGGKEGRVVATEFDQVTIPHELMFATSEELFDFIASKLAKFVEKEGGKFESRRGRTREVGFTFSFAVKQTSINSGVLIKWTKGFAVSGTEGRDVVACLNEAMGRQGLNMRVSALVNDTVGALAGARYWDDNVMVAVILGTGTNASYVERVDNIPKLHAPKSAGGSTIINTEWGAFSRGLPLTEFDREMDAASINPGQQIFEKTISGMYLGEIVRRVLHRMAEDATLFGDSIPEKLQMPFSLRTPDICTMQQDSSKDLEVVGSILYDVAGVNSKLESRKIVVDVCETIAKRGGRLAGAGIVGILQKMEGDSKGAVFGKRTVVAMDGGLYEHYPEYRRHLQDAVTELLGPEISKNIIVQHSKDGSGIGAALLAATNSIYPH; encoded by the exons ATGTCGGTAATCACCGCCACATCCGCCGTTCCACCTCTCCACTCACCGCGATCGACCCCGCGGCCGAGAGTCGCGATGATGGTGCGATCATCCAACGCAGTCTCTGCCGCTTCGATCCTCACCAAGCTGCACAGCGACTGCGCCACTCCCCTGCCCCTCCTGCGCCAAGTCTCCCACGCCATGGCCGCCGACATGCGCGCCGGCTTGGCCGCCGACGGCGCCTCCGATCTCAAAATGATCCTCAGCTTCGTTGATTCCCTTCCCACCGG GGATGAGAATGGATTATACTATGCTTTGGATCTCGGAGGTACGAATTTCCGAGTGATGAGAGTGCAATTGGGAGGGAAGGAAGGTAGAGTGGTGGCGACTGAATTCGATCAAGTCACCATCCCTCATGAATTGATGTTTGCTACTTCCGAG GAGCTTTTCGATTTCATCGCGTCTAAGCTGGCGAAATTCGTTGAGAAGGAAGGCGGGAAGTTTGAGTCGCGCCGAGGAAGAACGAGGGAAGTGGGGTTTACTTTCTCCTTTGCAGTGAAGCAGACGTCGATTAACTCTGGCGTTCTCATTAAATGGACTAAAGGCTTTGCTGTCTCCGGAACT GAAGGGAGAGATGTAGTTGCCTGCTTGAATGAGGCTATGGGAAGGCAGGGCTTGAATATGAGAGTTTCTGCCCTG GTCAATGATACTGTGGGAGCATTAGCTGGAGCTAGATACTGGGACGACAATGTTATGGTTGCGGTCATTCTAGGAACGGGGACCAATGCCTCCTACGTGGAGCGCGTGGACAACATACCTAAGCTTCACGCCCCCAAATCAGCAGGTGGAAGTACG ATTATAAACACCGAATGGGGGGCATTCTCGAGGGGTCTGCCCTTGACCGAGTTTGACAGAGAAATGGATGCTGCGAGCATCAATCCCGGCCAACAG ATATTTGAGAAAACAATTTCTGGGATGTATCTTGGTGAGATTGTTAGACGAGTGTTGCACAGAATGGCCGAAGATGCTACATTATTCGGTGACTCCATACCAGAAAAGCTACAGATGCCGTTTTCTCTCAG GACACCAGACATATGCACCATGCAACAGGACTCGTCTAAAGATCTTGAAGTCGTTGGATCAATCCTCTACGACGTGGCTGGG GTGAATTCCAAATTGGAGTCGAGGAAGATAGTAGTAGACGTATGCGAGACCATTGCAAAACGTGGGGGGCGGTTGGCCGGGGCAGGAATCGTGGGGATTCTCCAGAAGATGGAGGGAGATTCAAAAGGTGCGGTGTTTGGTAAGAGAACGGTGGTGGCGATGGATGGAGGGTTATATGAGCATTATCCCGAATATAGACGGCACCTTCAAGATGCAGTGACGGAGCTTTTAGGACCCGAGATTTCGAAGAATATAATAGTGCAACACTCTAAAGATGGATCTGGTATTGGAGCTGCTCTTTTGGCTGCTACTAACTCCATCTATCCACATTGA